The region aacctacaggatcacacacaaaaggacggattgatgagggatagagtaactaaggaataccgtaatgtacggtgcacttatgtgaattgtagaacatcgtaaggtacggtgtactttagtagaatacaaaatatggtaaggtatcacgagcttaagtgattttggcatattataagatattggccacatacacttgagtgggcttttttagcttgtagcccatacaagtggttctataaatagaacccttgtgtagaagcagttgcaatttcgtttctctctctctctctctcacacacacacacacgcacacacacactcaaagcctccattcgtagcagctagcactgagattgaagaaatccgtttgtgtggactgagtagaggcgttgtcattgttcaacgttcgtgatcgctccgtagatctgcatcaaaggttacaatcgccacaagaggtaacgattctatcactgatcatgctcattgtaaggatcactaaaggagaaattttaaattccactgcattttggatcgctctttTCCTTCAATTTTGACCATGGGTAATCCTTCCAAAGAAAGGGATACCTAGAAGGGGAAGTGTGAAATGGCTGAACAAGAAAGATCTAAGCTTCAACAGGAAGTTTCAACCCTACAGGAGAAAGCTAGTCATGCTGAGTCTTTTTAGAATGAGGTAAGAATTCATTGATTTCCTTCCTCCTTAGTTGCCAAGATAGTTGAGCTTGAATTCTCCTTGTAGATGGTGAAAAGGTCTCGAAAGGAAGCTACCAATGTTGTAGTGGAAATGAAATTTTGTGCTAGTTAGGCTTTGGGATCCCTTTAACAAGTGAAGGAATCTTGGGCTAAAGACCATGCGGCCTATGAGGGATGGGTGGATGGACTGAGGAAGGAGGTTGATGAGTACCTTCAGCAAACTCTTAAGAGGGTGTACATAACCTTTGGCTAAGCGGTCGACCAGGTGAAGACCCTTTTCCCAGACATCTTTAATCAATGCTTGTAACTTGACTCGTTCAAGGTTGTTCGGGATGGGGCATTGGCGGAGGATGTCGGTGCAACTTCTTAGGGTGGAGAGACTTGATTTCCTTTTTTTAATTGTAATATTTGTGCCCTTATGTTATCTTGCTACTTGTATGAACAATGATATTTATATATTTACCTTTTTTATGTCTTCTTTGTGCATGATGTAATTTATTTAATATTCTTCATGATCTTCTCGCTTTATTATCTAGGGCTTTCTCGACTCGGTGTCTCAGCTTCGAACCAACTTGTGGTTCTTGCCCTTATCgtgattgaatttgattgtttCATTAAGTATGGGAAAGTACCATTAGTATTATCCTTTTTGTGTCCTTATTGAGTGGGAGTCAGCAGGATCCTTGAAGCTCGTTGTTGCCTCTCTCTAGTGAGATTCTGTGTATTCGCAATTTTTTGTGATCCCGATTGATGCAAGCCACAGTAACTACCAAGCTTAGTCGTTACTCATCTCGGATGAGGAAAGTTTATGGAAGTCTTCAACGTCACTAGGAACCATCCTCAACCAAATGTGGGATTTTTGTCCATTCCCCCTGGTTTTATCCTGATTTCTGATGGATGTTTTCAGGGCTCTTCCGCCTACGCTCTTAGAGTGACTAGTTCCTAAGAGTGCATCATCTGCGCTTCAAGCATGTTTCTCCTACTGGGATCATGTTTCATAAACATAGTTTATGCCATATTGTTGAGGATTATAATAGTATTTGTTCATACATCATTTATTTTAAGCAAAATATTTTTATTTAGCTTTGAAAAATCTTGAAAGGTACTTATCTTATACGTCTAGGGTATTGGCATTTGTTTCTTGGACAATCGACCATTGGAAATCTGCGTTTGGCTGTCGGTCGATTTTATCTTTGAAGTGATACGAGTCCTGGTATACCCCTAGTGTTTACCTATCTCTCCTTTATCTTATCCATGATCCTCCTTTGGTATGTCGCATATGTGTTATCCTAAATAGTGTCCCATTATCCACGATCCTTTGGTATGTCGCACATGTGTTATCCTAAATAGTATCCCATTGTATTGGTAATTGACTTGACTGATCATGAATGTCACTTTCTTCCTATGAGGTCCGAACTGGATATGTGATTGTATCCTGAATAAGTTCCTTCAAGATGATGTGGTTTAATTGATCGCACAAAAAGTCCAAAAATGAGTAGCACCAGTAGAAATGCCTAATCATGTTTCGCCTCACAAATTTATTTAAGAATTCATTTTCGTCTCTCTTAATATGGAATGTAGTATCCCATTGTATTGGTAATTGACTTGACTGATCATGAATGTCACTTTCTTCCTACGAGGTCCGAACTGGATATGTGATTGTACCCTGAATAAGTTCCTTCAAGATGATGTGGTTTAATTGATCGCacaaaaaatccaaaaatgaGTAGCACCAGTAGAAATGCCTAATCATGTTTCGCCTCACAAATTTATTTAAGAATTCATTTTCGTCTCTCTTAATATGGAATGGATGGAAAAGATTAAAGTAGATCACTTTAATAAAATTAAGAAGTCAATACTAGGAATCTAATATAATTCTCAAAgtaatattaaaaatatataaaattaaaaattaaaattaaaattgatttttGCCATTTGTTTATCTACTGGAGTATTATTAGTTACCCACTATAAGTTTATTCACTATAGTTGTTTATATAGATGTTCTTGTAGGCATCCCACTAAGCTTGGCCACCTTAACAAATTCATAATGACTATTCCCTCAGCTCCACtagaaaatgataaaataaaattacTGTACTCTCTAAAATGAGACTGCTCACTTTAGAGAAGATGAACCCAAATATCTTAGTTTTATTCagtttaatttaatttcaaattGATAATGAGAAAGGTTTATCTTTTCTTTTACATGTAACATTTGCAGACACAGCTCTTCTGGATTCAACAATGTGAATAGGTGTTTATTTCCATTCCACCCACAATGTACCATTTATACAATTTGATTGTTAAATCATAACACTGAATTATCTTTTTGAATCTTGTTCTAGACAAAAGTGCAAAAAATGCCTCATAATCTTCTCCAAATACAAGCCTACGATTTATTTATTTCTTGTCACGAAACCATcaataaagaaaaaaaatagtGGGGAGATATATCATGGAGTTCGTTAACTATATATAGTTGATGTCAATACACACCATGAATAATTAATATCAATTGATTTCTGGGTTAGGCAGTCTATTATATAGTTGATGGTGCCTCACTTTTCAGTGGAAgtttattaaaatattttttagtGAAGGCAACAATTGATTATGGCTTTATAGAGTAGGCGGCATGAAAAAGTGTAGTAAGATAGGCAGAATCCAACCATAACTATATGAAGGGTTAATTACACTGATTGGCATGTCAAATACAGTTCACCTCACTTAAATATAGATTCATAAGGACTGGATCAAGCAAAATCAATAAAACATTTGATATACAAATCTACACGCCACCATTCTAGGTTCTCGCAAATATTTAGAAGGGAAGTTGATACAATAAAATTACAAGTAAATCACAACAGAATAGAACAAATCAAATCAACAAAAGAACTAAAGGAAGTTAGAATAACTTATCATATTGGCTAGTGAGTGAACTTCTCAGATTTGAATAAAGGCCGTAGAGTGAATATTGGCGAAGGTTTTTCACTTCATACCAAGAATTGAGAGCTGATAGGTGTTTATCAGTGCCAGAGAATGCCAATTGTATACCTAAGCTGCAATCCACAAGTCCTCCATGGCTCTTGCAAGTAGATGTTTGTAGTGCACAATCCTGATTGTTAAGACAGACAGCTTTTGAATTTTTCGGGCATTTAGCACACCCGTCTCTTTTCCAATATAAATTTTGCAGTCTGCCCTTCGTGAACTCAAGAACCTGCAGGGGTAAGATTTCAATAGGTTTTTAGTAAGGATTACAATTGCAACTATGAGAATACAAAAAGAACCCATAATTATTGGAAAGTGTATTTGTAAAAAGAGGAAAATAATCTCCTTACAAGAGTAAAACTGGTTACAGTATATGAGCCATTTGCAACAAAAGCAGGAGGAGACCTTGCTGCATATTTACGACCAGCAAATGCAACCATATAGCCATACGAGTCCTGGAACAATGGCAAACATACAATCCCACGTAAATTAATCAACAGAGACACAAAAGGCGAAAGTTAACCAAACCGGTGATGAAATTAAGCCGCCACAAGTCAAGCATTAAGAACCTAACGGGCTCAATTAGGGAATTATATATATTTGTGCTTACTTGGTTTAAAAACTATGGCAATGCCTGTTCTAGCAAGTGGAGAATGGGAAAGTGGAAAACATAAATAGAATTTAAAAAGGAGTTAGATAAAGATTAAGAtcttcacatttctctcaaaaattaattttaattgattttcatgccTCCAAAACTTGTATTGTAAATTAGTCTATGTTGTTAATCTCAGAGAGCACCGGGTAGCAGTGACCCCCTAAAATGCTATAGCGGATAGCGGGATAGCCGCTATTGCAAAAATATAAAGCAGTATACAAAATTAAAGAAATCATCATAATTAATAGTTAAAGAACCTAAAGTATAGAACAATAAAACTTAAGTAGGGAAGAACATAACGAAACTCAAAGTAGGAAGAAGAACAAAATGATTGTTTGTGAGCAAGAACATAGCAAAATGACGAACACAACATTACTCTTAAAAGGATTTTGATTGAAATGTATACCATTTAAAAAAAGAGAACATTTTAAAAATAAGAATTTCAGGAATTTATCCCTGAAACTGAAACCCTAAAAGTAGATGTGATAGTGGTTTGGGACATCGGCTAGCAGACAAAAAGCACTGCACTGAATCCTTCCACAGCTGCACTAGTAAGAATATAGAAATTATCTGTGCTTCTAGTATAAAAAATCAGAACGTATATATGTAAAACACAATATCAATCACAAGTTGTTAGTGCCCAGAGCACAATGATCCATCAGAGTGCTAGATTGCTCTCTGCCTTGCATAAACCAGAAATTACACAATGATGAAGATCCCTTAACTTCCTAAGCTTATTTCCTTAAAACTAAACACAAGACACAACCTACTCATTCTCAAAATTGCTCCTCCCAATTACATTAACTAACTGCCCCCTCCCTTC is a window of Lathyrus oleraceus cultivar Zhongwan6 chromosome 6, CAAS_Psat_ZW6_1.0, whole genome shotgun sequence DNA encoding:
- the LOC127091779 gene encoding uncharacterized protein LOC127091779 gives rise to the protein MAVISALTTAIVVAFLAAALPAYAGDTNKVFSPCTDTRVQRSDGFTFGLAFAAKDKFFYNNNNSVQLSPCDTRLSLSNSNSQISLFRPKVDEISLLTVNSSSFVADSYGYMVAFAGRKYAARSPPAFVANGSYTVTSFTLVLEFTKGRLQNLYWKRDGCAKCPKNSKAVCLNNQDCALQTSTCKSHGGLVDCSLGIQLAFSGTDKHLSALNSWYEVKNLRQYSLYGLYSNLRSSLTSQYDKLF